The Nostoc cf. commune SO-36 genomic sequence CTGACGAGTTAGTTCCTTACATTCCAGATATCAATAGCCTCATCCAACAAGCACAGCCCTTCGTCAATCGGGTACTAGGAAACTCTTTCGCCTTTGTATCTGGCTCTTTAGAAGTTGTTCTCAAGATTCTGCTAGTGTTGGTTTTAACAGGAATGATATTAGCCGATCCCGTGGCTTACCGCAAAGTCTTTGTACGGCTTTTCCCCTCATTTTATCGGCGGCGGGTGGAAGGAATTTTAAATAAATGCGAAGTCTCTCTAGAGGGATGGATTACAGGTGCTTTTATTGCCATGTTTGTAGTGGCGCTGATGAGTCTAATTGGCTTATCAGTTTTGGGTATAAAAGCAGCACTAGCTTTAGCAATTTTAGCAGGATTTTTGAATTTAATTCCCAACCTTGGCCCAACGCTGAGTGTAGTGCCAGCAATGGCGATCGCACTGTTGGATGATCCCTGGAAAGTCGTCGCTGTCTTAATTCTATACTTTATTATTCAACAGGTTGAAAGTAATTTCATCACGCCAATTGTGATGGCACAACAAGTTTCGTTGCTGCCAGCTGTAACTTTAATAGCCCAATTATTTTTCGTTACTTTTTTTGGATTCCTCGGATTATTTCTGGCGCTACCTCTAACTGTTGTCGCTAAGATTTGGTTGCAAGAAGTGTTAATTAAAGATGTTTTAGATGAATGGGGAAATAATCATCTAAAAGAAAGGGAACTGGTTAT encodes the following:
- a CDS encoding AI-2E family transporter — protein: MNLGQWIGLIAIVLSLYILWQIREVLLLMFAAVVLATTLNRLAKRFQRFGMKRGFAVLLAVAIFLAGVVGFFWLIVPPFAQQFQELTYQVPKGFGRFNGWLDALRTRIPDELVPYIPDINSLIQQAQPFVNRVLGNSFAFVSGSLEVVLKILLVLVLTGMILADPVAYRKVFVRLFPSFYRRRVEGILNKCEVSLEGWITGAFIAMFVVALMSLIGLSVLGIKAALALAILAGFLNLIPNLGPTLSVVPAMAIALLDDPWKVVAVLILYFIIQQVESNFITPIVMAQQVSLLPAVTLIAQLFFVTFFGFLGLFLALPLTVVAKIWLQEVLIKDVLDEWGNNHLKERELVIVSESPAADDHWTAENPDINENPSIGDDILK